One Streptomyces drozdowiczii DNA segment encodes these proteins:
- a CDS encoding oxygenase MpaB family protein: protein MKRYDRLKEIQRLDPERDFLEIYRITVTYEFPWDITRALELALYRTYAVPSIGRLLSETAELTDRTQKRYDDTALLLDTVVEHGFDSDPGRTALRRINRMHGAYDISNDDMRYVLCTFVVTPKRWLDAYGWRQLCDHELRAFAAYYRTLGARMGIKDLPQTYEDFERTLDTYEDAHFGWDRGARSVSDATLDLMASWYPRPLAPLVRGASLALLDDSLLRAFRYERPAPLARSLTRGALRLRARAVRLLPPRTTPHYARQNPEIKGYPNGYEVAALGTFPAPGVRGCPVRDLAP from the coding sequence GTGAAGCGTTACGACCGGCTGAAGGAGATCCAACGCCTCGATCCGGAACGGGACTTCCTGGAGATCTACCGGATCACCGTCACCTACGAGTTCCCCTGGGACATCACCCGCGCCCTCGAACTCGCCCTCTACCGCACCTATGCGGTCCCCAGCATCGGCCGTCTCCTGTCCGAGACAGCGGAACTGACGGACCGTACGCAGAAACGGTACGACGACACCGCACTCCTCCTGGACACCGTCGTCGAGCACGGCTTCGACAGCGATCCGGGGCGCACCGCCCTCCGCCGGATCAACCGGATGCACGGTGCCTACGACATCAGCAACGACGACATGCGCTACGTCCTGTGCACCTTCGTCGTCACGCCGAAGCGGTGGCTCGACGCGTACGGCTGGCGCCAGCTCTGCGACCACGAACTGCGCGCGTTCGCCGCGTACTACAGGACGCTCGGCGCCCGCATGGGGATCAAGGACCTGCCGCAGACGTACGAGGACTTCGAGCGCACCCTGGACACCTATGAGGACGCGCACTTCGGCTGGGACCGGGGCGCGCGCTCGGTCTCCGACGCCACGCTGGACCTGATGGCCTCCTGGTATCCCCGCCCTCTCGCACCGCTCGTACGCGGCGCGAGCCTCGCGCTCCTGGACGACTCGCTGCTGCGCGCCTTCCGCTACGAGCGCCCGGCGCCCCTGGCGCGGAGCCTCACCCGGGGCGCGCTGCGGCTGCGCGCACGCGCCGTACGCCTGCTGCCGCCGCGCACCACACCGCACTACGCCCGGCAGAATCCCGAGATCAAGGGCTATCCGAACGGATACGAGGTGGCGGCCCTGGGAACGTTCCCCGCCCCCGGGGTGCGCGGCTGCCCGGTCCGCGATCTCGCGCCCTAA
- a CDS encoding MOSC domain-containing protein, which yields MSGTVTAVSRNETYSFTKPNRDSVTLLAGLGVEGDVHAGVTVKHRSRVAQDPTQPNLRQVHLIQEELFEEVRVLGFEVKPGDLGENITTRGIDLLALPVGTLLRLGDEAVVEVTGLRNPCMQIDNFRSGLLKQVVGRDEAGNIVRKAGIMSVVTVGGEVGPGDRVRIELPAEPHRPLERV from the coding sequence GTGAGTGGCACCGTGACCGCCGTCAGCAGGAACGAGACCTACAGCTTCACCAAGCCGAACCGTGACAGCGTCACCCTGCTCGCCGGCCTCGGCGTGGAGGGCGATGTGCACGCGGGGGTCACGGTCAAGCACCGCTCCCGGGTCGCGCAGGACCCCACCCAGCCGAATCTGCGCCAGGTGCACCTCATCCAGGAGGAGCTGTTCGAGGAGGTCCGCGTGCTGGGCTTCGAGGTGAAGCCCGGCGACCTCGGCGAGAACATTACGACCCGGGGCATCGATCTGCTGGCCCTGCCGGTCGGCACCCTGCTGCGTCTCGGTGACGAGGCCGTCGTCGAGGTGACCGGGCTGCGCAATCCGTGCATGCAGATCGACAACTTCCGCAGCGGCCTCCTCAAGCAGGTCGTCGGACGGGACGAGGCGGGCAACATCGTCCGCAAGGCCGGCATCATGAGCGTCGTCACGGTCGGCGGCGAGGTCGGGCCCGGAGACCGGGTGAGGATCGAGCTCCCCGCCGAACCGCACCGGCCGCTCGAACGCGTCTGA
- a CDS encoding acyl-CoA desaturase, whose product MPQATLAAAESSPDGARSPGSDFAPLLRDVRAQGLLERRTGWYAVGITVNLLALAAVITGIVLLGNTWWVLPLALPLALLWARTAFVGHDAGHAQITGNRKVGRVIGLLHGNLLLGMNDAWWNDKHVRHHANPNHIDKDPDVGVGALVWTQKQAAQREGFARWLTRNQARLFFPMLLLEGIALKVSGFQYLKHQPPRERALSGLLLTAHLGLYAGLLLAVMSPGKAVVFALLHHALFGLHLGMAFAPNHKGMEMPDPDGDRWDHLRRQVLTSRNVRGAALTDWFLGGLNYQIEHHLFPSMPRPHLRLAQPLVKAHCQAVGLPYTETGLAESYRQALTHMHEVGAPLR is encoded by the coding sequence ATGCCCCAGGCCACCCTTGCCGCAGCGGAATCGTCACCTGACGGCGCCCGAAGCCCCGGAAGCGACTTCGCGCCGCTGCTGCGTGACGTCAGGGCACAAGGACTCCTCGAACGGCGCACGGGCTGGTACGCCGTCGGCATCACCGTCAATCTGCTCGCCCTGGCGGCCGTGATCACCGGCATCGTCCTCCTGGGCAACACCTGGTGGGTGCTGCCGCTCGCCCTGCCCCTGGCGCTCCTCTGGGCCCGTACCGCCTTCGTGGGACACGACGCGGGGCACGCCCAGATAACCGGCAACCGCAAGGTGGGCCGCGTGATCGGCCTTCTCCACGGCAACCTGCTGCTCGGCATGAACGACGCGTGGTGGAACGACAAGCACGTACGCCACCACGCCAACCCCAACCACATCGACAAGGACCCCGACGTCGGCGTGGGCGCCCTGGTGTGGACCCAGAAGCAGGCCGCCCAGCGCGAGGGCTTCGCCCGCTGGCTCACCCGCAACCAGGCCAGGCTGTTCTTCCCGATGCTGCTCCTCGAAGGCATCGCCCTCAAGGTCTCCGGCTTCCAGTACCTGAAGCACCAGCCCCCGCGCGAGCGCGCCCTGTCCGGCCTCCTGCTCACCGCGCACCTCGGCCTCTACGCCGGCCTGCTCCTCGCCGTCATGTCCCCGGGGAAGGCGGTCGTCTTCGCGCTCCTGCACCACGCGCTGTTCGGACTCCACCTCGGCATGGCCTTCGCCCCGAACCACAAGGGCATGGAGATGCCCGACCCCGACGGGGACCGCTGGGACCACCTGCGGCGCCAGGTCCTCACCTCGCGCAACGTACGCGGAGCCGCCCTCACCGACTGGTTCCTCGGCGGCCTCAACTACCAGATCGAGCACCACCTCTTCCCGAGCATGCCCCGCCCGCACCTGCGCCTGGCCCAGCCCCTGGTCAAGGCCCACTGCCAGGCCGTCGGCCTGCCGTATACGGAGACCGGCCTCGCCGAGTCGTACCGGCAGGCGCTCACCCATATGCACGAGGTCGGTGCGCCGCTGCGGTGA
- a CDS encoding DEAD/DEAH box helicase, translated as MHSPSSASLSEISALAGCSVVFLPSDPARAGRLAFWHPDGSTPPEGPGEPGTLTVTGPDALPYEVPGRLLSVADGLPVLTRARSAAHASAAVAFWGAAGLLALQFAARGLLLPGLSATDHDSWRSGPLTPDDLMRVRTLAASMPPTAHAVPVDPAARPLLLPEPERLVRAFLDAVADSLPRTPAAPLAAGGPAFAAREPQHLPGHRAWAADVAAGHDAGVRLSLRVEVAGLDEGDGPSFRVVPQIHSVSDPAVVADAAEMWAGGGPAAEAFGPRARMDTLLMLRRAARAWPTLAPLLSAAVPDAVDPADEEITELLGPAARALAATGVQVHWPRELSARTLTARAVIGPDDEEADGGAPRGLARTASEAAPLLSSDALLTFNWWFALGDQQLSREELDRLAEAGRPLVRLRDQWVLIDPDEARRARETRDRKVTPIDALGAALTGSAEVDGRRVEVRATGWLERLRERVADPAGQDGAEVPAVGQPAALAAALRDYQLRGLNWLHTMTSLGLGGCLADDMGLGKTITLIALHLHRQTLEGGAGPTLVVCPTSLMGNWQREIGKFAPDTPVRRFHGASRTLDDLAEDGFVLTTYGTMRLDAPRLASVRWGMVVADEAQHVKNPYSATARALRTIGAGARVALTGTPVENNLSELWAILDWTTPGLLGRLGTFRTRYARAVEGGDPAAAERLGALVRPFLLRRRKSDPGIAPELPPKTETDRAVSLTPEQAGLYEAVVRETLAAIAEADGMARRGLVVKLLTSLKQICNHPAQYLKEDDPRIAGRSGKLELLDELLDTMVAEGAGVLVFTQYVGMARLLERHLAARGIGTQFLHGGTPVAAREEMVNRFQAGDAPVFLLSLKAAGTGLNLTRAAHVVHFDRWWNPAVEAQATDRAYRIGQTQPVQVHRLIAEGTIEDRIADMLARKQGLADAVLGSGESALTELSDAELADLVALRGGTR; from the coding sequence GTGCACAGCCCCTCCTCCGCTTCCCTCTCCGAAATCTCCGCACTCGCCGGCTGTTCCGTGGTCTTCCTGCCCTCGGATCCCGCCCGCGCCGGCCGCCTCGCCTTCTGGCACCCCGACGGCAGCACCCCGCCCGAAGGCCCCGGCGAGCCCGGCACCCTGACGGTGACGGGCCCCGACGCCCTGCCGTACGAGGTGCCGGGGCGTCTGCTGTCCGTCGCGGACGGGCTGCCCGTGCTCACCCGTGCGCGGTCGGCGGCTCACGCCTCCGCGGCCGTGGCGTTCTGGGGCGCGGCGGGGCTGCTCGCCCTGCAGTTCGCCGCCCGGGGCCTGCTCCTTCCGGGGCTGAGCGCGACGGACCACGACAGCTGGCGGTCCGGTCCGCTGACCCCGGACGACCTGATGCGCGTCCGTACCCTGGCCGCCTCCATGCCGCCCACCGCCCACGCCGTGCCCGTCGACCCGGCGGCCCGGCCGCTGCTCCTGCCCGAACCGGAGCGCCTGGTACGGGCGTTCCTCGACGCGGTCGCCGACTCCCTGCCCCGGACCCCCGCCGCCCCGCTCGCCGCGGGCGGACCGGCCTTCGCCGCGCGGGAGCCGCAGCATCTGCCCGGCCACCGGGCCTGGGCCGCCGATGTGGCGGCGGGACATGACGCGGGTGTCCGGCTGTCGCTGCGCGTGGAGGTCGCGGGGCTCGACGAGGGCGACGGGCCCTCGTTCCGCGTGGTGCCGCAGATCCACAGCGTCAGCGACCCGGCCGTGGTGGCCGATGCCGCCGAGATGTGGGCGGGCGGTGGCCCGGCCGCGGAGGCGTTCGGGCCGCGCGCCCGGATGGACACCCTGCTGATGCTGCGCCGGGCCGCCCGCGCCTGGCCGACGCTCGCTCCGCTGCTCTCGGCGGCCGTGCCGGACGCGGTGGACCCCGCCGACGAGGAGATCACCGAGCTCCTCGGCCCCGCCGCTCGGGCGCTGGCCGCGACGGGCGTCCAGGTGCACTGGCCCAGGGAGCTGAGCGCCCGCACGCTCACGGCGCGCGCCGTGATCGGACCGGACGACGAGGAGGCGGACGGCGGCGCGCCCCGGGGTCTCGCGCGCACCGCGTCGGAGGCCGCGCCGCTGCTGTCGTCCGACGCGCTGCTGACCTTCAACTGGTGGTTCGCCCTCGGCGACCAGCAGCTCAGCCGCGAGGAGCTGGACCGGCTGGCCGAGGCGGGCCGTCCGCTGGTGCGGCTGCGCGACCAGTGGGTGCTCATCGACCCGGACGAGGCGCGGCGGGCCCGGGAGACGCGGGACCGCAAGGTCACCCCGATCGACGCGCTGGGCGCGGCGCTGACCGGTTCCGCCGAGGTGGACGGCCGGCGGGTCGAGGTCCGGGCCACCGGCTGGCTGGAGCGGCTGCGCGAGCGCGTCGCCGACCCGGCCGGGCAGGACGGGGCCGAGGTGCCGGCAGTCGGTCAGCCGGCCGCGCTTGCCGCGGCCCTGCGGGACTATCAGCTCCGGGGTCTGAACTGGCTGCACACCATGACCTCGCTCGGGCTCGGTGGCTGCCTCGCCGACGACATGGGCCTCGGCAAGACGATCACCCTGATCGCGCTGCACCTGCACCGCCAGACCCTGGAGGGCGGTGCCGGGCCCACGCTCGTGGTCTGCCCGACCTCGCTGATGGGCAACTGGCAGCGCGAGATCGGGAAGTTCGCCCCCGACACCCCGGTCCGCCGCTTCCACGGCGCGTCCCGCACCCTGGACGACCTGGCGGAGGACGGGTTCGTACTCACCACGTACGGGACGATGCGGCTGGACGCTCCGAGGCTCGCCTCGGTGCGATGGGGCATGGTCGTCGCGGACGAGGCGCAGCATGTGAAGAACCCGTACTCGGCGACGGCCCGCGCGCTGCGCACCATCGGCGCCGGGGCGCGGGTGGCGCTGACCGGCACCCCGGTGGAGAACAACCTCTCCGAGCTGTGGGCGATCCTCGACTGGACGACACCGGGGCTCCTGGGGCGGCTCGGCACGTTCCGCACCCGGTACGCGCGGGCGGTGGAGGGCGGGGACCCGGCGGCGGCGGAGCGGCTGGGCGCGCTGGTGCGGCCGTTCCTGCTGCGCCGCCGCAAGTCGGACCCCGGCATCGCGCCGGAGCTGCCGCCGAAGACGGAGACGGACCGGGCGGTGTCGCTGACGCCCGAACAGGCGGGGCTGTACGAGGCGGTGGTGCGGGAGACGCTGGCGGCGATCGCCGAGGCCGACGGCATGGCCAGGCGCGGTCTGGTGGTGAAGCTGCTGACCTCGCTCAAGCAGATCTGCAACCACCCGGCGCAGTACCTCAAGGAGGACGACCCACGCATCGCCGGCCGCTCGGGGAAGCTGGAACTGCTCGACGAACTCCTGGACACCATGGTGGCGGAGGGGGCCGGGGTCCTGGTGTTCACGCAGTACGTCGGAATGGCCCGGCTTCTCGAACGGCATCTGGCGGCGCGGGGCATCGGCACGCAGTTCCTGCACGGCGGCACACCGGTGGCCGCGCGGGAGGAGATGGTGAACCGGTTCCAGGCCGGCGACGCACCGGTCTTCCTGTTGTCGCTGAAGGCCGCGGGCACGGGGCTCAACCTGACGCGGGCCGCTCATGTGGTGCACTTCGACCGCTGGTGGAACCCGGCGGTCGAGGCGCAGGCCACCGACCGTGCCTACCGGATCGGGCAGACGCAGCCGGTGCAGGTCCACCGGCTGATCGCCGAGGGCACGATCGAGGACCGGATCGCGGACATGCTCGCCCGCAAACAGGGGCTGGCCGACGCGGTGCTGGGGTCCGGTGAGAGCGCGCTGACCGAGCTCAGCGACGCGGAGCTGGCCGATCTGGTGGCGCTTCGAGGGGGGACGCGATGA
- a CDS encoding SWF or SNF family helicase codes for MTDGYEAEEFADGGDGREDGAAAQERTFAALPPAPGRGFAASWWGKAWLKALEDTALDLRQLKAGRRVAREGGVGAVSVRPGRITAVVRERDGSTYRSDVLLQELDEQEWDRFLGMATERTGHIAALLDREMPPHLVEDAAAAGMDLLPGIGDLEPRCTCEAWDHCLHTTALCYQVARLLDQDPFVLLLMRGRGERMLLDGLQERIAATAGAPHVTAEAEQPAPDPGVSGVPAEQAYAAGSARTPLPAPPELPGEPGAAPSLDTETDPEAGVDPTALEMLARDAAARAHRMLADALAPGHEGRPVPGVLTARQDAVRLAAEARPEPWIVHRLASGAGKTRAGLPAAVAAWRYGGATALAVLDEDRPLDGEALARARTRLAEAWEEDEAPRLRAERNRWTSADGGLQLRYGPDGRWYPYRRESGQWFPAGPSDDDPAAAWAEAQGV; via the coding sequence ATGACGGACGGATACGAGGCCGAGGAGTTCGCCGACGGCGGCGACGGACGGGAGGACGGGGCGGCCGCGCAGGAGCGCACCTTCGCCGCCCTGCCTCCGGCCCCCGGGCGCGGTTTCGCCGCTTCCTGGTGGGGAAAGGCGTGGCTCAAGGCGCTGGAGGACACCGCGCTGGACCTGCGGCAGCTGAAGGCGGGGCGGCGCGTGGCCCGGGAGGGCGGGGTCGGTGCCGTGTCCGTACGGCCCGGCCGGATCACGGCGGTGGTGCGTGAGCGGGACGGGAGCACGTACCGCAGCGATGTGCTGCTCCAGGAGCTGGACGAGCAGGAGTGGGACCGTTTCCTGGGCATGGCGACCGAGCGGACGGGGCACATCGCGGCGCTGCTCGACCGGGAGATGCCGCCGCACCTGGTGGAGGACGCCGCGGCGGCCGGCATGGATCTGCTCCCGGGCATCGGCGACCTGGAGCCGCGGTGCACCTGTGAGGCGTGGGACCACTGCTTGCACACCACCGCCCTCTGCTACCAGGTGGCGCGGCTGCTGGACCAGGACCCGTTCGTGCTGCTGCTGATGCGGGGGCGCGGCGAACGGATGCTGCTGGACGGGCTCCAGGAGCGGATCGCGGCGACGGCCGGGGCGCCGCACGTCACGGCCGAGGCCGAGCAGCCGGCGCCGGACCCGGGCGTGTCCGGCGTGCCGGCGGAGCAGGCGTACGCCGCCGGCTCCGCCCGGACCCCGCTGCCGGCGCCTCCGGAGCTTCCCGGGGAGCCGGGCGCCGCCCCTTCGCTCGACACGGAGACGGACCCCGAGGCGGGGGTGGACCCGACGGCGCTGGAGATGCTGGCGCGGGACGCGGCGGCCCGGGCGCACCGGATGCTCGCCGACGCGCTGGCGCCGGGTCATGAAGGGCGTCCGGTGCCCGGGGTGCTGACGGCGCGCCAGGACGCGGTCAGGCTGGCCGCCGAAGCACGACCGGAGCCGTGGATCGTCCACCGCTTGGCGAGCGGCGCGGGGAAGACGCGCGCCGGGCTCCCCGCCGCGGTCGCGGCCTGGCGGTACGGTGGGGCGACCGCGCTCGCCGTGCTCGACGAGGACCGGCCCCTGGACGGCGAGGCGTTGGCCCGGGCCAGGACCCGGCTGGCCGAGGCGTGGGAGGAGGACGAGGCGCCCCGGCTGCGGGCCGAGCGCAACCGCTGGACTTCGGCGGACGGCGGCCTCCAGCTCCGCTACGGACCGGACGGGCGCTGGTATCCGTACCGGAGGGAGAGCGGTCAGTGGTTCCCGGCGGGTCCGTCCGACGACGATCCGGCGGCCGCCTGGGCGGAGGCGCAGGGCGTCTGA
- a CDS encoding N-acetylmuramoyl-L-alanine amidase, producing MERRRILQGAAVAAAGALLPASVRAAAATTGATDYPASHWVPASASNYTPSSRPSAYPVQYVIIHVTQETFSKTVSIFQNPAKQVSAHYVVRSGDGYVNQMVREKDVAWHAGNWDYNTRSIGIEHEGWVDQPAYFTDSLYEQSALLTANICDRHNIPKDRAHILGHVEVPGTDHTDPGPHWDWVRYIRLVNLLGAG from the coding sequence ATGGAACGCAGAAGAATCCTTCAGGGCGCCGCGGTCGCGGCGGCGGGAGCGCTGCTGCCCGCCTCCGTCCGCGCCGCCGCCGCGACGACGGGTGCCACGGACTATCCGGCGTCGCACTGGGTTCCCGCTTCGGCGTCCAACTACACGCCCTCTTCGCGCCCTTCGGCGTACCCCGTCCAGTACGTCATCATCCATGTCACCCAGGAGACGTTCTCCAAGACGGTGTCCATCTTCCAGAACCCGGCGAAGCAGGTCTCCGCGCACTATGTGGTGCGCTCGGGCGACGGGTACGTCAACCAGATGGTGCGGGAGAAGGACGTCGCCTGGCACGCGGGGAACTGGGACTACAACACCCGCAGCATCGGCATCGAGCACGAGGGGTGGGTGGACCAGCCCGCGTACTTCACCGACTCCCTGTACGAGCAGTCGGCGCTGCTCACGGCGAATATTTGCGACCGTCATAACATTCCCAAGGACCGGGCCCACATCCTCGGACACGTCGAGGTCCCCGGCACCGACCACACCGACCCGGGTCCGCACTGGGACTGGGTCCGCTACATCCGCCTGGTCAATCTCCTCGGCGCGGGCTGA
- a CDS encoding helix-turn-helix domain-containing protein, with translation MGLNEDVGRRLRALRHGMDVSLSELSRRSGVGKGTLSELESGRRNPTLETLYALTTALGRPLSAVLSDPLPEGAPSGQRAGVSGSAVTAVLIERYEDGEAVTDVFRVTIRAGAVQESEAHVPGTSESLMVLAGTAVVGLPDDLGTVGPGASARWRADVPHVYSAPDGDVQGILFVRCPVSPRRGD, from the coding sequence ATGGGGCTGAACGAGGACGTGGGGCGCAGGCTGCGGGCCCTGCGCCACGGCATGGACGTCTCGCTCTCGGAGCTGTCGCGGCGCTCCGGGGTCGGCAAGGGCACGCTCTCGGAGCTGGAGAGCGGCCGGCGCAACCCCACGCTGGAGACCCTGTACGCCCTCACCACCGCCCTCGGCCGCCCCCTCAGCGCGGTCCTGAGCGACCCGCTGCCGGAGGGCGCACCCTCCGGGCAGCGGGCGGGCGTCTCCGGAAGCGCGGTGACCGCCGTGCTGATCGAGCGGTACGAGGACGGGGAAGCGGTCACCGACGTGTTCCGGGTGACCATCCGCGCCGGCGCGGTCCAGGAGTCGGAGGCCCATGTGCCGGGTACGTCCGAGAGCCTGATGGTCCTCGCCGGCACCGCCGTCGTCGGGCTGCCCGACGACCTCGGCACCGTCGGGCCCGGGGCCTCCGCCCGGTGGCGGGCCGACGTACCCCACGTCTACAGCGCGCCCGACGGCGATGTGCAGGGGATCCTCTTCGTGCGCTGCCCGGTCAGCCCGCGCCGAGGAGATTGA
- a CDS encoding benzoate/H(+) symporter BenE family transporter: MSALTRIRSAAPPSAVAAGLIAVMVGVTSSAALVFTAAKAAGADAREISSWMLALGVGLACTCAGLSLRHRAPVVTAWSTPGAALLTTGLSGVSMAQAVGAFIFSALLIVVSGVTGWFARVMNRIPVPLAAALLAGVLLRFGTGLFSTMHRSFAVAFPMFVIYLLGRRLLPRYAVLLALAAGVAATLFTGGWRTGEVRLSLATPVFTAPEFDWKVLVSVGAPLFVVTMASQNLPGVAVLRGSGYDVPVSPLMTWTGAANAVLAPFGAFGLNLAAITAAICTGDEAHPDRDKRYLAAVWAGFFYLCVGLLGATVASLLTAMPHELVMAIAGIGLLATIESSLATALADKASREAAVVTFLATASGVTLLGIGSAFWGLLAGLVTSAIATVGRPRGEEPAPEPRPAELPVR, encoded by the coding sequence ATGTCCGCGTTGACCCGCATACGTTCAGCCGCACCTCCCTCCGCCGTGGCGGCCGGGCTGATCGCCGTCATGGTCGGGGTCACCAGCTCCGCCGCGCTGGTCTTCACCGCCGCCAAGGCGGCGGGGGCGGACGCGCGCGAGATCTCCTCCTGGATGCTGGCGCTCGGCGTCGGACTCGCCTGCACCTGTGCCGGTCTGTCGCTGCGCCACCGGGCACCGGTCGTGACCGCCTGGTCGACGCCCGGCGCGGCGCTGCTGACGACGGGGCTGAGCGGGGTCTCCATGGCGCAGGCCGTCGGCGCGTTCATCTTCTCGGCGCTGCTCATCGTGGTGAGCGGTGTCACGGGCTGGTTCGCCCGGGTGATGAACCGCATCCCCGTACCGCTGGCCGCCGCACTGCTCGCCGGGGTGCTGCTGAGGTTCGGCACGGGCCTGTTCAGCACCATGCACCGGAGCTTCGCGGTCGCGTTCCCGATGTTCGTGATCTACCTGCTGGGCCGCCGTCTGCTGCCGCGTTACGCGGTGCTGCTGGCGCTGGCCGCGGGGGTGGCGGCCACGCTGTTCACCGGGGGCTGGCGGACCGGCGAGGTCCGGCTCTCCCTGGCCACACCGGTCTTCACCGCGCCCGAGTTCGACTGGAAGGTGCTCGTCAGCGTCGGCGCGCCGCTGTTCGTCGTGACCATGGCCTCTCAGAACCTCCCCGGTGTCGCCGTGCTGCGCGGTTCCGGTTACGACGTGCCGGTGTCCCCGCTGATGACATGGACGGGCGCGGCCAACGCCGTACTGGCGCCCTTCGGGGCGTTCGGGCTCAACCTCGCCGCCATCACGGCCGCGATCTGCACGGGCGACGAGGCGCACCCGGACCGGGACAAGCGCTATCTGGCGGCGGTGTGGGCGGGCTTCTTCTATCTGTGCGTGGGGCTCCTCGGCGCGACCGTCGCCTCACTGCTGACGGCCATGCCGCACGAACTCGTCATGGCGATCGCGGGGATCGGGCTCCTCGCGACGATCGAGTCCTCGCTGGCCACCGCTCTCGCCGACAAGGCGTCGCGCGAGGCGGCCGTCGTCACCTTCCTGGCCACCGCTTCGGGCGTGACCCTGCTGGGCATCGGCTCGGCGTTCTGGGGGCTGCTCGCCGGCCTCGTCACCAGCGCGATCGCCACAGTGGGACGCCCGCGCGGGGAGGAACCGGCACCGGAGCCGCGGCCGGCCGAACTCCCCGTTCGCTGA
- a CDS encoding ABC transporter ATP-binding protein: MQKAVSPPSAESLAPFDHLDHRYRGEHPVRTLALLFRPDRGRLALAVVLFTVKHSPIWLLPLITATVLDVVVQHGAESELWKATGLLLFILVLNYPLHQWYVRCLGGSIRRMGITLRSALCRRMQQLSVGYHARVSSSVLQAKVVRDVEAVEQMVQQSADMGLGAVVTLVGGLVVIGVRVPSFLPVFLVVVPAAGFLVMKLRGRLRSHNESFRREVEQLSSRVGEMTTLIPITRAHGLERTALGRVDGSLRQVFAAGLRLDMLNGRFGSLAWVLLNTLGVLCLTGSALVAYHGWLDVTAGDVVMLSAFFTVLTGSVTTLLGLAPILTKGLESVRSAGEVLQAPDLEHNAGKAQVERVTGRIGFEDVSFAYEDERPAVDGFTLSARPGETIALVGASGAGKSTVLNLLIGFIRPTAGRILLDGTDMAGLDLRSYRRFLSVVPQESILFEGSIRDNVTYGLGHTDEATLLSALEDANAMEFVRRLPQGLDTVVGERGARLSGGQKQRLAIARALIRDPRVLVLDEATSALDNRSEALVQEALSRLVHGRTVFVVAHRLSTIQGADRIVVMEGGRVAEVGTHEELLGRHGVYAGLQPAFP, translated from the coding sequence ATGCAGAAAGCGGTATCCCCACCCTCCGCCGAATCCCTGGCACCCTTCGACCACCTGGACCACCGCTACCGCGGCGAACACCCGGTCCGCACCCTCGCGCTCCTCTTCCGCCCGGACCGGGGGCGGCTGGCTCTCGCCGTCGTCCTCTTCACCGTGAAGCACAGCCCCATATGGCTGCTCCCCCTGATCACCGCCACCGTGCTGGACGTGGTGGTCCAGCACGGCGCGGAGTCGGAGCTCTGGAAGGCCACCGGCCTCCTGCTGTTCATCCTCGTCCTCAACTACCCGCTCCATCAGTGGTACGTGCGCTGCCTCGGCGGCAGCATCCGCCGCATGGGCATCACCCTGCGCTCCGCGCTCTGCCGCCGGATGCAGCAACTGTCCGTCGGCTACCACGCCCGGGTCAGCTCCAGCGTGCTCCAGGCCAAGGTGGTACGCGACGTCGAAGCCGTCGAGCAGATGGTGCAGCAGAGCGCCGACATGGGGCTCGGGGCCGTCGTGACCCTGGTCGGCGGGCTCGTCGTCATCGGCGTCCGGGTCCCCTCGTTCCTGCCCGTCTTCCTCGTCGTCGTCCCCGCCGCCGGGTTCCTCGTGATGAAGCTGAGGGGCAGGCTGCGCAGCCACAACGAGTCCTTCCGGCGCGAGGTGGAACAGCTGTCCTCCCGGGTCGGCGAGATGACCACCCTCATCCCCATCACCCGCGCCCACGGTCTGGAGCGGACCGCGCTGGGGCGTGTGGACGGCTCCCTGCGGCAGGTGTTCGCCGCCGGTCTGCGCCTGGACATGCTCAACGGCCGCTTCGGCTCACTGGCCTGGGTCCTGCTCAACACGCTGGGCGTGCTCTGCCTGACCGGGTCCGCGCTGGTGGCATACCACGGCTGGCTGGACGTCACCGCCGGTGACGTCGTCATGCTGAGCGCCTTCTTCACCGTCCTGACCGGCTCGGTGACCACGCTGCTCGGGCTCGCTCCCATCCTCACCAAGGGTCTCGAGTCGGTGCGTTCGGCGGGCGAGGTGCTCCAGGCACCCGACCTGGAGCACAACGCGGGCAAGGCACAGGTGGAGCGGGTCACCGGGCGCATCGGCTTCGAGGACGTCTCCTTCGCGTACGAGGACGAGCGGCCCGCCGTCGACGGGTTCACGCTCTCCGCCCGGCCCGGCGAGACGATCGCCCTGGTGGGCGCGTCGGGGGCGGGCAAGTCGACGGTCCTCAACCTGCTCATCGGGTTCATCCGGCCCACCGCGGGGCGCATCCTGCTGGACGGCACCGACATGGCCGGGCTCGATCTGCGCAGCTACCGGAGGTTCCTCTCGGTCGTGCCGCAGGAGTCGATCCTGTTCGAGGGCAGCATCCGCGACAACGTGACGTACGGGCTCGGGCACACCGACGAGGCGACGCTGCTGAGCGCCCTGGAGGACGCCAACGCCATGGAGTTCGTCCGCCGGCTGCCCCAGGGCCTGGACACGGTGGTCGGTGAGCGCGGCGCCCGGCTCTCGGGCGGCCAGAAGCAGCGGCTCGCGATCGCCCGGGCGCTGATCCGCGATCCGCGGGTCCTGGTGCTCGACGAGGCGACCTCGGCGCTGGACAACCGCTCCGAGGCGCTGGTGCAGGAGGCGCTGTCCCGACTGGTGCACGGCCGGACCGTCTTCGTCGTCGCGCACCGCCTCTCCACCATCCAGGGCGCCGACCGGATCGTGGTCATGGAGGGCGGGCGGGTCGCGGAGGTCGGCACGCACGAGGAGCTGCTGGGCCGCCACGGGGTGTACGCGGGCCTCCAGCCGGCGTTCCCGTGA